In Capricornis sumatraensis isolate serow.1 chromosome 18, serow.2, whole genome shotgun sequence, one genomic interval encodes:
- the SELENOP gene encoding selenoprotein P, whose protein sequence is MWRGLGLALALCLLLTGGTESQGQSSYCKQPPAWSIKDQDPMLNSYGSVTVVALLQASUYLCILQASRLEDLRVKLEKEGYSNISYVVVNHQEISSRLKYVHLKNKVSEHIPVYQQEEDQPDVWTLLNGNKDDFLIYDRCGHLVYHLGLPYSFLTFTYVEDSIKTVYCEDKCGNCSLKTLEDEDFCKSVSLATKEKTAEASQRHHHHHHHHRQHPHPHPHPHPHPHPHPHPGHQLHENAHLSESPKPDTPDTPENPPPSGLHHHHHRHKGHQRQGHSDNCDTLVGSENLQLSLPQKKLURKRCINQLLUQFPKDSESALSSCCCHCRHLVFEKTGSAITUQCTENLPSLCSUQGLLAEENVIESUQURLPPAAUQAAGQQLNPTEASTKUSUKNKAKMUKUPSN, encoded by the exons ATGTGGAGAGGCCTAGGGCTGGCTCTGGCTCTCTGCCTCCTCCTAACCGGAGGAACAGAGAGCCAGGGCCAAAGCTCCTATTGTAAGCAACCTCCAGCCTGGAGCATAAAGGATCAAGACCCTATGCTGAACTCCTATGGTTCAGTGACCGTGGTTGCTCTTCTTCAAGCCAGCTGATACCTGTGCATTCTGCAGGCATCTAG atTGGAGGACCTGCGAGTAAAACTGGAGAAAGAAGGATATTCTAAcatctcttatgttgttgttAATCATCAAGAAATCTCTTCTCGATTAAAATATGTGCATCTTAAAAATAAGGTTTCAGAACATATTCCTGTTTACCAACAAGAAGAAGACCAACCAGATGTCTGGACTCtcttaaatggaaataaagatgaCTTCCTCATATATGACAG ATGTGGCCATCTTGTATATCATCTTGGTTTGCCTTATTCCTTCCTAACTTTCACATATGTAGAAGATTCCATTAAGACTGTTTACTGTGAAGATAAATGTGGAAACTGCTCTCTCAAG acactggaagatgaagacTTCTGTAAAAGTGTATCTCTGGCTACCAAGGAGAAAACAGCTGAGGCTTCACAGcgacatcaccatcaccatcaccatcaccgtcagcatccccatccccatccccacccccacccccacccccacccccacccccaccccgggcatCAGCTTCATGAAAATGCTCATCTTTCAGAGTCTCCAAAACCAGACACACCAGATACCCCTGAGAATCCCCCTCCTTCAGGtcttcatcaccaccaccataggCACAAGGGTCACCAAAGACAGGGTCACTCAGATAACTGTGATACACTAGTAGGAAGTGAAAATTTACAACTTTCTCTTCCACAAAAGAAGCTCTGACGAAAGAGATGCATAAATCAGTTACTCTGACAGTTTCCCAAAGATTCAGAATCTGCTTTGAGTAGCTGCTGTTGCCACTGTCGACATCTGGTATTTGAAAAAACAGGGTCTGCAATCACCTGACAGTGTACAGAAAACCTCCCCTCTTTATGTAGCTGACAGGGCCTTTTGGCAGAGGAGAACGTCATTGAATCTTGACAGTGACGTTTGCCTCCAGCTGCCTGACAGGCAGCAGGTCAGCAGCTCAATCCCACAGAAGCCAGCACCAAGTGAAGCTGAAAAAATAAGGCCAAAATGTGAAAATGACCTTCaaattaa